A part of Nesterenkonia lutea genomic DNA contains:
- the allB gene encoding allantoinase AllB, protein MTLRHLIAEQVLLGGEFVPAHLEILDGEIARIHRLSTGEGRRREEIVKASDVGAGAGMTVVRPSHLVLPGNVDTHVHINEPGRTSWEGFATGTMAAALGGVTSVVDMPLNSIPPTVDVESLRIKQRAAMGQTYVDVGFWGGIIPGNTAQLRPLWEAGAFGFKCFLLPSGVDEFPPVNGEQLREAMAEVARFDGLVIVHAEDAETIERATEVTGRRRRLSHYADWALTRPHDAEVAAISDLIEAVRETGCRTHILHLASARALDIIAAARTEGLPLTVETCPHYLCFEADSIPDGAAEFKCCPPIRDSGNREALWDALREGIIDAVVSDHSPSTAEEKHRGAPDLQQAWGGISGLQVGFSAVAHEARLRGIGIEQVSSWMAENTAALAGLSRKGIIAPGRDADLVIYDPQETNVVSAMGLAHKNPISAYEHYEITGTVIGAVLRGIELFSPRDTTSALAPVGQFLRGAGHLELSPMTR, encoded by the coding sequence ATGACGCTGCGCCACCTCATCGCGGAGCAGGTGCTGCTCGGCGGTGAGTTCGTCCCAGCTCACCTGGAGATCCTCGACGGCGAGATCGCGCGGATCCATCGGCTGAGCACCGGGGAGGGGCGACGCCGCGAGGAGATCGTCAAGGCCAGTGATGTCGGCGCCGGTGCCGGCATGACCGTGGTCAGGCCCTCTCACCTGGTGCTCCCCGGGAACGTGGACACGCACGTGCACATCAATGAACCCGGCCGGACGAGCTGGGAAGGCTTCGCCACCGGCACCATGGCAGCAGCGCTGGGAGGTGTCACCTCGGTGGTGGACATGCCGCTGAACAGCATCCCGCCCACAGTGGACGTGGAGTCCCTGCGGATCAAGCAGCGGGCCGCCATGGGGCAGACCTATGTGGACGTCGGCTTCTGGGGAGGCATCATCCCCGGCAATACCGCCCAGCTCAGGCCGCTCTGGGAGGCAGGAGCCTTCGGCTTCAAGTGCTTCCTGCTCCCGTCAGGTGTCGATGAGTTCCCGCCGGTCAACGGGGAACAGCTGCGCGAGGCCATGGCGGAGGTCGCCCGCTTCGACGGGCTCGTGATCGTCCACGCCGAGGATGCCGAGACCATCGAACGGGCAACAGAGGTCACCGGACGACGACGCCGGCTCAGCCACTACGCGGACTGGGCGCTCACCCGCCCACACGATGCGGAGGTGGCGGCGATCAGCGATCTCATCGAGGCGGTCCGCGAGACCGGCTGCCGCACCCATATCCTGCACCTTGCCTCCGCACGGGCCCTGGACATCATCGCTGCGGCACGCACGGAGGGCCTGCCGCTGACCGTGGAGACCTGCCCGCACTACCTGTGCTTCGAGGCTGACTCCATCCCGGACGGGGCCGCCGAGTTCAAGTGCTGCCCGCCCATTCGTGACAGCGGCAACCGGGAGGCGCTCTGGGACGCGCTGCGCGAAGGCATCATCGATGCGGTGGTCAGCGACCACTCGCCCTCCACCGCGGAGGAGAAGCATCGAGGGGCCCCTGACCTGCAGCAGGCCTGGGGCGGCATCTCGGGGCTGCAGGTGGGGTTCTCCGCGGTTGCCCATGAGGCACGTCTGCGGGGCATCGGCATCGAACAGGTCAGCAGCTGGATGGCTGAGAACACGGCGGCACTGGCAGGCCTGAGCCGCAAGGGCATCATCGCCCCGGGCCGGGACGCGGATCTGGTGATCTATGACCCGCAGGAGACCAATGTGGTGTCCGCGATGGGGCTCGCGCACAAGAATCCGATCTCGGCCTATGAGCACTACGAGATCACCGGCACCGTGATCGGTGCCGTGCTGCGGGGGATCGAGCTCTTCAGCCCACGGGACACGACCAGCGCGCTGGCGCCGGTCGGGCAGTTCCTGCGCGGAGCAGGCCACCTCGAGCTCAGTCCGATGACGCGCTGA
- the pucL gene encoding factor-independent urate hydroxylase — MSSSDIVLGPNQYGKAEVRVVRVNRETPVHTLVDLNVSSMLRGDFTECYTSGDNTRVIATDTQKNTVYAFAKEHGITTPEQFLLLLGQHFTGQAEVSGGRWSAESYPWERIRVPGPDGTLTEHEHSFVKSKQEIRTAALTIADGVEHLVGGFSDLTVLKTTGSEFSGYPKDRYTTLPETDDRVMATDITARWLFAAGAEGQAAAGAVDFDAVYARVKQIVLEQFALVHSLSLQQTLYAAGEAVLGAIEEIEDIRFVMPNNHHYVVDLSPFGLENPNEVFQAGDRPYGLMNASVTRRGAPARPQAWEWIAGFC, encoded by the coding sequence ATGAGCAGTTCCGACATCGTCCTCGGTCCGAACCAGTACGGGAAGGCCGAGGTCCGTGTGGTCCGTGTCAACCGCGAGACCCCGGTCCACACGCTCGTGGACCTCAATGTCAGCTCCATGCTGCGCGGGGACTTCACCGAGTGCTACACCAGCGGCGACAACACCCGGGTCATCGCCACCGATACGCAGAAGAACACGGTCTACGCCTTCGCCAAGGAGCACGGCATCACCACCCCCGAGCAGTTCCTGCTGCTGCTCGGCCAGCACTTCACCGGCCAGGCCGAGGTCTCCGGCGGCCGCTGGTCCGCAGAGTCCTACCCCTGGGAGCGAATTCGGGTTCCGGGTCCCGATGGCACGCTCACCGAGCATGAGCACTCCTTCGTGAAGTCCAAACAGGAGATCCGCACCGCCGCGCTGACCATCGCCGACGGAGTCGAGCACCTGGTGGGCGGCTTCAGCGACCTCACCGTGCTGAAGACCACCGGCAGCGAGTTCTCCGGGTATCCGAAGGATCGCTACACCACCCTGCCGGAGACTGACGATCGGGTGATGGCCACGGACATCACCGCACGTTGGCTCTTCGCCGCCGGCGCCGAGGGGCAGGCTGCTGCGGGGGCCGTCGACTTCGATGCTGTCTACGCCCGGGTGAAACAGATCGTGCTTGAGCAGTTCGCGCTGGTCCACTCGCTGTCGCTGCAGCAGACCCTCTACGCCGCAGGCGAGGCAGTGCTGGGCGCCATAGAGGAGATCGAGGACATCCGTTTCGTGATGCCGAACAACCACCACTATGTGGTGGACCTGAGTCCCTTCGGACTGGAGAACCCCAATGAGGTCTTCCAGGCGGGGGACAGGCCCTACGGTCTGATGAACGCCTCGGTCACCCGCAGGGGCGCACCGGCGCGGCCCCAGGCTTGGGAATGGATCGCAGGCTTCTGCTGA
- the uraH gene encoding hydroxyisourate hydrolase: protein MSLITTHVLDTTTGTPARGIAVKLVGSEGAPLGSGTTDADGRIADLGPEKLPAGAYRLVFATAEYFASREVAHFFPEVTLTFAVDASAEHYHVPLLLSPFGYSTYRGS from the coding sequence ATGAGTCTCATCACCACCCATGTCCTGGACACCACCACCGGGACTCCGGCGCGCGGAATCGCCGTGAAGCTGGTGGGATCCGAGGGAGCGCCGCTCGGCTCGGGCACCACCGACGCCGACGGTCGCATCGCGGACCTTGGCCCGGAAAAGCTTCCCGCCGGCGCCTACCGGCTCGTCTTCGCCACGGCAGAGTACTTCGCCTCCCGCGAGGTCGCCCACTTCTTCCCCGAGGTCACGCTGACCTTCGCCGTGGACGCCTCGGCGGAGCATTATCACGTGCCGCTGCTGCTGAGCCCCTTCGGCTACAGCACCTACCGGGGCAGCTGA
- a CDS encoding MurR/RpiR family transcriptional regulator, with product MTTPQIGESEPRLEAETRIDARIDAHYGALAPQERRVADFLLEHLGDLAIFSAADISRETGVSKATVSRLFRKLDFEDFREVKDHARALRSRGVPTAAPVTSADTEGSTGLQRHEARDHENLARLGAGLAEGRLHQAVEMLTSADRVILLGLRNSYPVALHLHQQLIQTRPRVRIAPQPGQTLGEELAGISAGDLVVAVGFRRRPVVFGKAVRAVASSGAQLLCLGDSTSRHYAMEADCWIECPIDSEGAFDSYAAAMSLVSLLANGVLNRQLGAGRKRISAIARAYDELDELEH from the coding sequence ATGACGACGCCACAGATCGGTGAGAGCGAGCCCCGGCTCGAGGCAGAGACCCGGATCGATGCCCGCATCGACGCCCACTACGGCGCCCTGGCCCCGCAGGAGCGAAGGGTCGCAGATTTTCTGCTCGAGCACCTGGGGGACCTGGCGATCTTCTCCGCCGCTGACATCAGCCGCGAGACAGGGGTCTCCAAGGCCACCGTCTCCCGGCTCTTCCGCAAGCTGGACTTCGAGGACTTCCGCGAGGTCAAGGACCACGCCCGAGCGCTGCGCAGCCGCGGGGTGCCCACCGCCGCGCCGGTGACCTCGGCCGACACCGAGGGCTCCACCGGCCTGCAGCGCCACGAGGCGCGCGACCACGAGAACCTGGCCCGACTCGGCGCAGGTCTGGCCGAAGGCCGGCTTCACCAGGCGGTGGAGATGCTCACCAGCGCCGACCGGGTGATCCTGCTGGGACTGCGCAACAGCTACCCGGTGGCGCTGCACCTGCACCAGCAGCTCATCCAGACACGCCCCAGGGTCCGGATCGCACCTCAGCCGGGACAGACGCTGGGTGAGGAGCTGGCCGGGATCTCAGCCGGGGACCTGGTGGTGGCGGTGGGCTTCCGCCGTCGTCCCGTGGTCTTCGGCAAGGCCGTCCGGGCGGTGGCCTCCTCCGGGGCCCAGCTGCTGTGTCTCGGCGACAGCACCTCCCGGCACTATGCCATGGAGGCCGACTGCTGGATCGAATGCCCGATCGATTCCGAGGGCGCCTTCGACAGCTACGCCGCAGCGATGTCCCTGGTCAGCCTGCTCGCCAACGGGGTGCTCAACCGGCAGCTGGGAGCGGGCCGAAAACGCATCTCCGCGATCGCGCGGGCCTATGACGAGCTCGACGAGCTCGAGCACTGA
- a CDS encoding allantoate amidohydrolase: MTIDAAAARIMARCDELAAISALPDGILRAYLTEEHQRHNALAAAWMTEVGMETWQDAAGNQCARLEGREPGLPALIIASHLDTVPDAGRYDGIMGVLLGIETARLLGPHARELPFAVEIVAFADEEGARFGATLLGSRAMAGTWDPHWWEVADAEGISMAQAFWDFGLDPEKVDDAARSPEELVGYLEAHIEQGPYLEAAQRPLGLVSSIAGARRFRLAIQGEARHAGGTPYERRRDALIGAAQAVLDVERIGRERGVIATVGQLETRPGAVNVVPGEADLSLDLRAESDELRDAAWEEIHTALAGFCAQRNLELTVEEIHSAPTVTCSERLRRALAAGVAATGDAEPITLYSRAGHDAMAMASVTDVAMLFTRCEDGISHHPQENVMVTDVALALQALESTVWEVAREHGERAGR; the protein is encoded by the coding sequence ATGACCATCGACGCAGCGGCGGCGCGCATCATGGCGCGCTGTGATGAGCTCGCCGCCATCAGCGCCCTCCCGGATGGGATACTGCGTGCCTACCTGACCGAGGAGCACCAGCGGCACAACGCACTTGCCGCCGCGTGGATGACCGAAGTGGGGATGGAGACCTGGCAGGACGCCGCGGGCAACCAGTGTGCTCGGCTCGAGGGACGTGAGCCCGGTCTGCCTGCGCTGATCATCGCCTCCCACCTGGACACCGTGCCCGATGCAGGACGCTACGACGGCATCATGGGTGTGCTGCTGGGGATCGAGACCGCCCGACTGCTGGGGCCCCACGCCCGTGAGCTTCCCTTCGCTGTGGAGATCGTCGCCTTCGCCGACGAGGAGGGTGCCCGCTTCGGCGCCACCCTGCTCGGTTCCCGGGCCATGGCCGGCACCTGGGACCCGCACTGGTGGGAGGTCGCCGACGCCGAGGGCATCAGCATGGCCCAGGCCTTCTGGGACTTCGGACTGGATCCGGAGAAGGTCGACGACGCCGCACGGTCGCCCGAGGAGCTGGTCGGGTACCTCGAAGCACACATCGAGCAGGGCCCCTACCTCGAGGCCGCGCAGCGACCACTGGGACTGGTGAGCTCCATCGCCGGCGCGCGACGCTTCCGGCTCGCCATCCAGGGCGAGGCCCGCCACGCCGGAGGAACTCCCTATGAGCGTCGTCGCGATGCCCTGATCGGCGCCGCCCAGGCAGTGCTCGACGTGGAGCGGATCGGCCGCGAGCGTGGCGTCATCGCCACCGTGGGCCAGCTCGAGACGCGTCCAGGGGCGGTGAACGTGGTGCCCGGGGAGGCTGACCTCTCCCTGGACCTCCGCGCCGAGTCCGATGAGCTGCGCGACGCCGCGTGGGAGGAGATCCACACGGCGCTGGCGGGATTCTGTGCGCAGCGGAATCTCGAGCTGACGGTGGAGGAGATCCATTCCGCCCCGACCGTGACCTGCTCGGAGAGACTGCGCCGGGCCCTGGCAGCAGGGGTGGCGGCCACCGGAGACGCCGAGCCGATCACGCTGTACTCCAGAGCCGGGCACGACGCCATGGCCATGGCATCGGTGACCGACGTCGCGATGCTCTTCACCCGCTGTGAGGACGGGATCAGCCACCACCCGCAGGAGAACGTGATGGTCACCGACGTGGCGCTGGCGCTGCAGGCGCTGGAGAGCACCGTCTGGGAAGTCGCACGAGAGCATGGAGAGCGAGCAGGAAGATGA
- a CDS encoding pyridoxal-phosphate-dependent aminotransferase family protein: MSSMSSSQINPPPRLLMGPGPINADPRVLRAMSAQLVGQYDPAMTGYMNEVMELYRGVFKTSNEATFLVDGTSRAGIEAALISLIEPGAKVLVPIFGRFGHLLKEIAVRAGAEVAVREKTWGQVFTPEEIEQAIIEERPALLALVQGDTSTTMNQPLEDIGEICQRHGVLFYTDVTASLAGNEFSADEWKIDAVTAGLQKCLGGPSGSAPISLSDRAVDAIRSRRHVEAGIADGTAGRGTRIASNYFDLAMIMDYWAPQRLNHHTEATSMLYGARECARLLLDEGLDAAVARHELHGRAMLAGVQGLGLEVFGDITHKMNNVVAVDIPAGVDGDAVRSAMLADYGIEIGTSFGPLHGKVWRIGTMGYNARKDAVMITLAALEQVLRAGGAEVRPGGGTGAAAEIYQDHAGSQAQQPGEVPA; this comes from the coding sequence ATGTCCAGTATGAGTTCCAGCCAGATCAATCCGCCGCCCCGGCTGCTCATGGGGCCAGGCCCGATCAACGCCGATCCGCGCGTCCTGCGCGCCATGTCAGCTCAGCTCGTGGGTCAGTATGATCCGGCGATGACCGGCTACATGAACGAAGTCATGGAGCTCTACCGCGGGGTCTTCAAGACCAGCAACGAGGCCACGTTCCTGGTAGACGGCACCTCCCGGGCAGGCATTGAAGCGGCCCTGATCTCGCTGATCGAACCCGGTGCCAAAGTGCTCGTGCCGATCTTCGGACGGTTCGGTCACCTGCTCAAGGAGATCGCCGTGCGCGCCGGAGCTGAGGTCGCCGTCCGGGAGAAGACCTGGGGCCAGGTCTTCACGCCCGAGGAGATCGAGCAGGCCATCATCGAGGAGCGCCCCGCCCTGCTCGCCCTGGTCCAGGGCGACACCTCCACCACGATGAACCAGCCGCTCGAGGACATCGGTGAGATCTGTCAGCGCCACGGCGTGCTCTTCTACACCGATGTGACCGCCTCGCTGGCCGGCAATGAGTTCTCCGCCGATGAGTGGAAGATCGACGCCGTCACCGCGGGGCTGCAGAAGTGCCTCGGCGGTCCCTCCGGCTCGGCTCCGATCAGTCTCTCGGATCGCGCCGTGGACGCCATCCGCTCGCGGCGGCACGTCGAAGCGGGCATCGCCGACGGCACCGCGGGCCGCGGCACCAGAATCGCGTCGAACTACTTCGATCTGGCCATGATCATGGACTACTGGGCGCCGCAGCGCCTGAACCACCACACCGAAGCCACCTCCATGCTCTACGGAGCCCGCGAATGCGCCCGACTGCTGCTGGACGAAGGTCTCGACGCCGCCGTCGCTCGTCACGAGCTCCATGGTCGGGCCATGCTGGCAGGAGTCCAGGGACTCGGTCTAGAGGTCTTCGGCGACATCACACACAAGATGAACAATGTGGTCGCCGTGGATATCCCGGCAGGGGTCGACGGCGACGCCGTCCGATCGGCCATGCTGGCCGACTACGGCATCGAGATCGGCACCAGCTTCGGACCGCTGCACGGCAAGGTCTGGCGGATCGGCACGATGGGGTATAACGCCCGCAAGGACGCGGTCATGATCACCCTGGCCGCGCTGGAGCAGGTGCTGCGCGCCGGCGGCGCAGAGGTCCGGCCCGGCGGCGGGACCGGGGCGGCAGCGGAGATCTACCAGGACCACGCGGGCAGCCAGGCCCAGCAGCCCGGTGAGGTGCCCGCATGA
- the uraD gene encoding 2-oxo-4-hydroxy-4-carboxy-5-ureidoimidazoline decarboxylase: MMKLSEFNDAAPEELTELLAACAPIPSWRSAILARRPYASVDELTETAAEMARGWTDLEVDGALEHHPRIGEKAQGTSREAEASRREQGSLGADEAAQAEWISANEAYEQRFDRIFLIRAAGRSDREMRSQLELRLQNSPEEEAAVRREQLAEIAVRRLEQAVS, encoded by the coding sequence ATGATGAAGCTCAGCGAATTCAATGATGCCGCCCCGGAGGAACTGACCGAGCTGCTCGCCGCCTGTGCGCCGATCCCCTCCTGGCGTTCGGCGATCCTTGCTCGGCGCCCCTATGCCAGCGTGGACGAGCTGACCGAGACCGCGGCCGAGATGGCCAGGGGCTGGACCGATCTGGAGGTCGACGGGGCGCTGGAGCACCACCCACGGATCGGGGAGAAGGCCCAGGGAACATCCCGAGAGGCCGAGGCCTCCCGACGTGAACAGGGCAGCCTCGGTGCCGATGAGGCCGCCCAGGCGGAATGGATCAGCGCCAACGAGGCCTACGAGCAGCGCTTCGACCGGATCTTCCTGATCCGCGCCGCAGGCCGCTCGGACCGGGAGATGAGAAGCCAGCTCGAGCTTCGACTGCAGAACTCGCCGGAGGAGGAGGCCGCGGTGCGCCGCGAGCAGCTGGCTGAGATCGCTGTGCGGAGGCTGGAACAGGCCGTCTCGTGA
- a CDS encoding amidase, which produces METKDSTVWREGGDAHAPLVPAVGSGPLDGQSVAVKDLYAVAGHRIGAGNPTWLAEAAVETTTAAALAQLLQAGAEVLGIAQTDELALSLAGTNQHYGTPPNPRAADRISGGSSSGSAAAVALGEASIGLGTDTGGSIRVPASYQGLWGMRSTHGLISREGLLPLAQSFDTVGWMTRDAETLGLVADVLVPVRQEAEQHAGLPAELTLIPSLFDQVDPEVAETVRAAVDGVTAHQNSLRPRVHLKRLDGVSAEMRAAWLEAFRIIQMREAWANHGSWVGARWEAMADDVGARFRMASQLSADQERQARALAAGARRIIREWVGDSVLALPSAAGPAPLRSEAALGGKVIEEHRRGTMMLTCLAGLAGLPAVNVPLRTAAGLPTGVCLLGPVGSDRELVRWAQRFHARLPSTQETR; this is translated from the coding sequence ATGGAGACCAAGGACAGCACGGTCTGGCGAGAAGGCGGCGACGCGCACGCCCCGCTGGTGCCGGCCGTCGGGTCCGGACCCCTGGACGGCCAGAGCGTCGCCGTCAAGGACCTCTATGCGGTGGCGGGTCACCGCATCGGTGCGGGCAATCCGACCTGGCTGGCGGAGGCAGCCGTGGAGACCACCACGGCTGCCGCTCTTGCGCAGCTGCTGCAGGCCGGCGCCGAGGTCCTCGGCATCGCGCAGACCGACGAGCTCGCCCTCTCTCTGGCCGGGACCAACCAGCACTATGGGACCCCGCCCAACCCCAGGGCCGCCGACCGGATCAGCGGCGGGTCCAGCTCGGGCTCCGCGGCCGCCGTCGCGCTGGGGGAGGCGAGCATCGGGCTCGGCACGGACACCGGGGGGTCCATCCGCGTGCCGGCCTCTTATCAGGGTCTATGGGGGATGCGCAGCACCCACGGGCTGATCTCCCGCGAGGGTCTGCTTCCGCTGGCGCAGAGCTTCGACACGGTGGGCTGGATGACCCGCGACGCCGAGACGCTGGGGCTGGTCGCCGATGTGCTCGTCCCCGTCAGGCAGGAGGCAGAGCAGCACGCCGGGCTGCCGGCGGAGCTCACGCTCATCCCCAGCCTCTTCGACCAGGTGGACCCGGAGGTGGCAGAGACCGTGCGCGCCGCTGTGGACGGTGTGACCGCGCATCAGAACTCCCTGCGGCCGCGAGTGCACCTGAAGCGACTCGACGGCGTCTCCGCCGAGATGCGCGCCGCCTGGCTCGAAGCATTCCGGATCATCCAGATGCGTGAGGCCTGGGCGAACCACGGTTCATGGGTGGGTGCCCGCTGGGAGGCGATGGCCGACGACGTCGGCGCACGGTTCCGCATGGCCAGCCAGCTCAGCGCAGATCAGGAGCGGCAGGCCCGGGCGCTCGCCGCCGGTGCACGCCGGATCATCCGGGAATGGGTCGGCGACTCCGTGCTGGCGCTTCCCTCGGCCGCCGGTCCCGCGCCGCTGCGCAGCGAGGCTGCCCTGGGCGGCAAGGTCATCGAGGAGCACCGCCGCGGCACCATGATGCTCACCTGTCTGGCCGGGCTCGCCGGGCTCCCTGCCGTCAATGTCCCGCTGCGCACGGCAGCGGGACTTCCCACTGGGGTGTGCCTGCTCGGACCTGTCGGCAGTGATCGCGAACTCGTCCGCTGGGCGCAGAGATTCCATGCCCGGCTCCCGTCGACCCAGGAGACCCGATGA
- a CDS encoding acetamidase/formamidase family protein, with product MSPQPILQPGEHLPVGGRYLPATAENIFWGRLPCAADAPVMRVQSGEQVVIDTLSHEGILEDQGRDPLAYFTSHGVPAEQVLTDAIELAASDHPRDAAADGPHVNTGPIHVEGALPGDLLKISIDRLQRRVPYGIISNRHGRGALNGEYPRREGNVSIFADVEETEATQDGKAQARGRMAPRAGAEKLLTFDLAPFFGTIGVAVKGETRPHSVPPGPHGGNIDIKMLTEGASLYLPVQVPGALAFVGDPHFAQGDGEVALTAMEASLRGTLSFDVIPREQALAAFGEQIGPLAETAEFLIPTGMDEDLDLAVQNCVRNAITLLQARWGLDAEHAYAYLSAATDFNISQVVDLVKGVHARVTIKDFARL from the coding sequence ATGAGCCCGCAGCCCATCCTTCAGCCCGGTGAGCACCTGCCCGTGGGCGGCCGGTATCTGCCGGCCACCGCAGAGAACATCTTCTGGGGGAGGCTTCCCTGCGCGGCCGACGCTCCGGTGATGCGCGTCCAGTCAGGTGAGCAGGTCGTCATCGACACCCTCTCCCATGAGGGCATCCTCGAAGATCAGGGCCGTGATCCGCTGGCATACTTCACCAGCCACGGTGTCCCGGCCGAACAGGTGCTCACCGACGCCATCGAGCTCGCCGCCAGTGATCACCCGCGCGATGCGGCCGCAGACGGCCCGCATGTGAACACCGGGCCGATCCACGTCGAGGGCGCGCTCCCCGGAGACCTGCTCAAGATCAGCATCGACAGGCTGCAGCGCCGTGTCCCCTATGGCATCATCTCCAACCGTCACGGCAGGGGAGCGCTGAACGGCGAGTACCCCCGCCGGGAGGGCAACGTCTCGATCTTCGCCGACGTGGAGGAGACTGAAGCGACTCAGGACGGGAAGGCACAGGCTCGGGGACGGATGGCCCCGCGCGCCGGCGCCGAGAAGCTGCTGACCTTCGATCTGGCCCCCTTCTTCGGCACCATCGGCGTGGCCGTGAAAGGGGAGACGCGCCCCCATTCGGTGCCGCCGGGGCCCCATGGCGGCAACATCGACATCAAGATGCTCACCGAAGGAGCCTCGCTCTACCTTCCGGTGCAGGTTCCGGGGGCGCTGGCCTTCGTCGGGGATCCCCACTTCGCCCAGGGCGACGGTGAGGTCGCACTGACTGCGATGGAGGCTTCGCTGCGCGGGACGCTGAGCTTCGACGTGATTCCGCGGGAGCAGGCGCTCGCGGCCTTCGGCGAGCAGATCGGGCCGCTCGCCGAGACCGCCGAGTTCCTCATCCCCACCGGCATGGACGAGGACCTGGACCTCGCCGTGCAGAACTGCGTGCGCAACGCGATCACCTTGCTCCAGGCCCGCTGGGGTCTGGATGCCGAGCACGCCTACGCCTATCTCTCCGCCGCCACGGACTTCAACATCTCCCAGGTGGTCGACCTGGTCAAAGGGGTGCACGCACGCGTGACGATCAAGGACTTCGCGAGGCTGTGA